A stretch of Geomonas oryzisoli DNA encodes these proteins:
- a CDS encoding cytochrome-c peroxidase has product MKARHLLAVLPLLWSVSPSAAIELSPMESLGKALFFDPSLSNPPGQSCASCHDPATGWTSPDAGANAGGGVLHGVIHTRFGNRKPPTVAYAGYTPLMHRAGDMAGMGNGTGMGNGGMGPGSGMGSGGMGPGSGMGPGTGMGNMTPDTLVGGLFWDGRASGWSLGDPLAEQARGPFLNPLEQANPNAKHVCLSVMRTGTAVDFEKVWGPGSVDCMKDVDGTYERIARSIAAYERSGEVTAFTSKFDTFWNNSVGKMPPVPMINMMNWTRFKGRGLDDMELKGLMIFNTKGKCSTCHMLQPMNGSPAPLFTDFRYHNLGIPKNPLNPFYDMPRQWNPKGNQWVDQGLGEFLAKTQGMTSGDGADRDYRSLAAANTGRHRTPTLRNVDKRSSPDFVKAYGHNAYFKSLQEIVHFYNLRDVLPLCDSPNPPVDAMGGATCFPAAEVADNVNRTDLGNLGLTPQEGMALIQFMKTLTDL; this is encoded by the coding sequence ATGAAAGCAAGACATCTCCTCGCCGTCCTTCCCTTACTGTGGTCTGTATCGCCGTCTGCCGCAATCGAACTCTCCCCAATGGAAAGCCTGGGGAAAGCCCTCTTCTTCGATCCTTCCCTCTCCAACCCTCCGGGCCAGTCCTGTGCGTCCTGTCATGATCCCGCGACCGGTTGGACGTCCCCCGATGCGGGTGCCAACGCCGGTGGCGGGGTGTTGCACGGGGTGATCCACACCAGGTTCGGCAACCGCAAGCCGCCTACCGTGGCGTACGCAGGCTACACCCCTTTGATGCACCGCGCCGGGGATATGGCCGGCATGGGCAACGGTACCGGGATGGGTAACGGCGGCATGGGGCCGGGCAGCGGTATGGGCAGCGGCGGCATGGGGCCTGGCAGTGGCATGGGACCGGGCACGGGTATGGGCAACATGACCCCGGACACCCTCGTCGGTGGGCTCTTCTGGGATGGGCGCGCCTCCGGGTGGAGCCTTGGCGATCCGCTCGCGGAGCAGGCAAGAGGCCCCTTCCTCAACCCGTTGGAGCAGGCCAATCCCAATGCCAAGCACGTCTGCTTGAGCGTGATGCGCACCGGGACGGCCGTCGACTTCGAGAAAGTGTGGGGGCCGGGGTCGGTCGACTGTATGAAGGACGTGGACGGCACCTACGAGCGCATCGCGCGCTCCATCGCCGCGTATGAACGCTCCGGCGAAGTCACGGCGTTCACCTCCAAGTTCGATACCTTCTGGAATAACAGTGTCGGCAAGATGCCGCCGGTCCCGATGATCAACATGATGAACTGGACGAGGTTCAAGGGGCGTGGGTTGGACGACATGGAGCTGAAGGGGCTGATGATCTTCAACACCAAGGGGAAATGTTCCACCTGTCATATGCTGCAGCCGATGAACGGGAGCCCGGCCCCGCTCTTCACCGACTTCAGGTACCATAACCTCGGCATCCCCAAGAACCCGCTCAACCCCTTCTACGACATGCCGCGCCAATGGAACCCCAAGGGTAACCAATGGGTTGACCAGGGGCTCGGGGAGTTTCTGGCCAAAACGCAGGGGATGACTTCCGGGGATGGCGCGGACCGTGATTACCGGAGCCTCGCCGCCGCCAACACCGGCAGGCACAGAACTCCGACCCTGCGCAACGTGGACAAGCGCTCCTCCCCCGACTTTGTGAAGGCTTACGGCCACAATGCCTACTTCAAGAGCCTGCAGGAGATCGTCCACTTCTACAACCTGCGCGACGTGCTCCCACTGTGCGATTCACCGAATCCCCCCGTGGACGCGATGGGTGGCGCGACCTGCTTCCCGGCCGCGGAAGTGGCAGATAACGTCAACCGTACCGATCTCGGCAACCTCGGCCTCACGCCGCAGGAAGGGATGGCTCTCATCCAGTTCATGAAGACGCTCACGGATCTTTGA